In the genome of Methanobacterium spitsbergense, the window ATTTTTTCTCAAGTGTAAGAACATCTTGGTAAATATCAGCCCATATTTCTGCTTTTAAATTATTACCCGATTGTTTTTTTATTTCATTACATCTTTCCTCAATTTTATCCAGTTCTTTTTGATGTTCAATTTCCAAATATTCCTTGTTTAATTGTTCTAACTTTTTTTCTATCCTTTTGTTGTCAGATTTAAGAAATTTAAATTCCATGTTTGAATCCCCATAGTAACAAATAATAATCTAACTTTATTATGTTGGTTTTCATTAATGAAATTAATGATAGATTTTACAGTTTAAAAACTGTTTTTATGAATAAAAATTGGGTGGTGCAAGAAATAATTTAAGAAAAAAAATAAATAAATTATTTATTATTCATTACAACCGCTGTAACACCTGTTCTAATGGGAAGATAATTAAATAAACTACTTCCGCATATGATGGGATGTAATAGGAGAGCAATATTGCCAGAAACACCAGACCGGTAAATGCGATATTAATCCTTTTTGTGAAGATAATCTGTGCTTTGTCTACTGTATCAAGTATAAAATTGTGTCTAGTTGCATATTCCCAGTTTAAGAAGAGAAGTACAGCTATACCCAGCATGTTTAAATTAAACACAACATGTGTTACTGGAAACTGGCCGTAATCACCTGTTAATGTTGATGAAAATGGAACCAATACAATAAACAGCAGCCAGATCACATTTATCCACAACAATGTGCCATCCATCCTGTCTATCTGTTTAAAAATACGATGGTGTATTTTCCAGAAAACAGCAAGAAGAACGAAACTAATTATAAGTGATATAAGATTTGGTATGATATTAAGAATAGCATTTGTCACAGCTGCATTAGTTAACGGGCCAGAGATTTGAGGAGCAGCTAACCCCAAAACCAGCAAAGTCATAGCAATGGCAAATATACCATCAACAAGAGTTTCAAGACGTTTAGTGTCCATTGTACCAGAAATTTCAGATTCAACCATTTTAACCACCCCACAATAAAATTCAAAACATAACAATCATATCAGTAACACAATAAGTTTATTCTATTTACTTAATTCAACGCATTTTATTTATAAAGGTTTTGCTTAGAGATAGAGGATTTTTAGAAATGAAAAAATGATTAAGATAACAAAAATCCAAACAAGAGTATAAATTAGGCCAACACACAACTATAACAAACATTCCTAAAAAATGAATAACAATAATCCATTGGAAATTGAATTAACTCACAGAGGAATAAAATAAATAAAAAAAATTATGAACTTCTCTTACACCAAAAATTTATGGGAAATATGTAAATTTAAAAATAAAATAATAAAATTTGTTTAATAAATGTTTAGAATCTTTAAGTATCAATTTTGTTTATTACACCATTCTTCCAAGGCTTCTATTGCACCCTTTGATAATCTACCCTTTTTATCTCCGAATTTGTTTAGGGCCATTATCCTAAATTTTACCTCCAATTCAAAGGGAATATTAATTGTCATTGCCATTTTATCACTCCAAATCAAAAATTGGGGAGAACTGAAAACAGACCCACATATTATTGTTCCACAATTTCAAATTCCACAAACAATATTTTAAATATCATTTGATGTGTATTATTATTTGAATGAAGAAGATATAGATTCTTCATAAATTAGACCATAATTATGCACGAATTGAGAGATTAAATTTATGATGGTGGTAAAAAATGGGTTATAATCCCAAAAAACTATAATTTAGTTCGGAATATTCTTCCTATTCTTTACAT includes:
- a CDS encoding TMEM175 family protein; translated protein: MVESEISGTMDTKRLETLVDGIFAIAMTLLVLGLAAPQISGPLTNAAVTNAILNIIPNLISLIISFVLLAVFWKIHHRIFKQIDRMDGTLLWINVIWLLFIVLVPFSSTLTGDYGQFPVTHVVFNLNMLGIAVLLFLNWEYATRHNFILDTVDKAQIIFTKRINIAFTGLVFLAILLSYYIPSYAEVVYLIIFPLEQVLQRL